A window from Citrus sinensis cultivar Valencia sweet orange chromosome 3, DVS_A1.0, whole genome shotgun sequence encodes these proteins:
- the LOC102619114 gene encoding histone H2AX → MSSAGSTKGGRGKPKSTKSISRSHKAGLQFPVGRIARFLKAGKYADRVGAGAPVYLSAVLEYLAAEVLELAGNAARDNKKNRIVPRHIQLAVRNDEELSKLLGTVTIANGGVLPNIHQNLLPRKMGKGREDIGSASQEF, encoded by the exons ATGAGCTCCGCAGGATCAACGAAGGGCGGCAGAGGCAAGCCCAAGTCGACCAAATCAATTTCCAGATCTCACAAGGCTGGCCTTCAGTTCCCCGTCGGCCGTATTGCTCGCTTCCTCAAAGCCGGAAAGTACGCCGATCGCGTGGGTGCCGGCGCCCCCGTCTACCTATCGGCTGTTCTTGAATACCTTGCTGCTGAG GTTTTGGAGCTTGCTGGCAATGCTGCAAGGGATAACAAAAAGAACCGTATCGTTCCAAGGCACATTCAACTAGCTGTGAGGAATGATGAAGAATTAAGCAAGCTTTTGGGCACAGTTACTATTGCAAATGGAGGAGTTCTGCCAAACATTCATCAGAACCTGTTGCCAAGGAAAATGGGCAAAGGAAGGGAGGATATTGGATCTGCTTCGCAAGAATTTTAG
- the LOC102619895 gene encoding serine/threonine-protein phosphatase BSL1 isoform X2, producing the protein MNAKPWLHPAPSYRTLETYWDTDEDAPGPRCGHTLTAVAATKTTGPRLILFGGATAIEGGATSSAPGIRLAGVTNSVHLYDVLTRKWTRIRPAGEPPSPRAAHAAAAVGTMVVFQGGIGPAGHSTDDLYVLDLTNDKFKWHRVVVQGQGPGPRYGHVMDLVSQRYLVSVSGNDGKRVLSDAWALDTAQKPYVWQRLNPEGDRPSARMYATASARSDGMFLLCGGRDASGAPLADAYGLLMHRNGQWEWTLAPGVAPSPRYQHAAVFVGARLHVTGGALRGGRAIEGEAAVAVLDTAAGVWLDRNGLVTSSRTSKGHGEHDPSLELMRRCRHASASIGVRIYIYGGLKGDILLDDFLVAENSPFQSDVNSPLLTSERAPTHTGSKVNQTNLGYVTTPTPDGLHSPSFGSLSMDKNSMEKLREASAAEAEAANAVWQAAQAASAVPPEETSVSDDNSQVAEATSDGSDTEADVRLHPRAVVVAKEAVGNLGGMVRQLSLDQFENESRRMIPLNNELSYPTKKFTRQRSPQGLHKKIISTLLRPRNWKAPANRRFFLDSYEVGELCYAAEQIFMQEPTVLQLRAPVKVFGDLHGQFGDLMRLFDEYGFPSTAGDITYIDYLFLGDYVDRGQHSLETITLLLALKIEYPENVHLIRGNHEAADINALFGFRLECIERMGENDGIWAWTRFNQLFNCLPLAALIEKKIICMHGGIGRSIHSVEQIEKLERPITMDAGSIILMDLLWSDPTENDSIEGLRPNARGPGLVTFGPDRVSDFCKRNKLQLIIRAHECVMDGFERFAQGQLITLFSATNYCGTANNAGAILVVGRGLVVVPKLIHPLPPPLQSPETSPERVIDDMWMQELNIQRPPTPTRGRPQPDLDRNSLAYI; encoded by the exons ATGAACGCGAAGCCGTGGCTTCACCCTGCTCCGTCTTATCGGACCTTGGAGACGTATTGGGACACGGATGAGGATGCGCCTGGTCCACGATGCGGTCACACTCTCACTGCCGTTGCCGCCACCAAGACCACCGGTCCTCGTCTCATCCTCTTTGGAGGTGCCACCGCTATTGAGGGCGGTGCCACGTCATCTGCTCCCGGCATCA ggCTGGCTGGAGTGACGAATTCAGTACATTTGTATGATGTTCTCACTAGAAAATGGACCAG AATTAGACCTGCTGGTGAGCCACCATCTCCTAGGGCTGCACACGCAGCTGCTGCTGTTGGTACCATGGTGGTTTTTCAG GGTGGCATAGGTCCTGCTGGGCATTCAACTGATGATCTTTATGTGCTTGACTTGACCAATGACAAATTCAAGTGGCACAG AGTGGTGGTACAAGGACAGGGTCCAGGGCCTCGCTATGGCCATGTAATGGATTTGGTCAGTCAGAGATATCTTGTCTCTGTCAGCGGCAATGATG GGAAAAGAGTACTGTCTGATGCTTGGGCTTTGGATACTGCTCAGAAACCATACGTATGGCAAAGGTTGAATCCAGAAGGTGATAGACCCTCTGCTAGAAT GTATGCTACAGCTAGTGCTCGCTCAGATGGCATGTTCTTGCTTTGCGGTGGGAGGGATGCCTCTGGTGCG CCACTGGCAGATGCTTATGGGCTGCTCATGCACAGGAATGGTCAATGGGAGTGGACTTTAGCACCTGGTGTGGCTCCTTCACCAAGATATCAACATGCTGCA GTTTTTGTTGGTGCACGATTGCATGTTACTGGAGGTGCTTTAAGAGGCGGACGTGCAATAGAAGGCGAAGCTGCTGTTGCTG TGTTGGACACGGCTGCCGGAGTTTGGTTGGACAGAAATGGACTTGTGACTTCCTCACGTACAAGTAAGGGTCATGGCGAACATGATCCTTCTTTGGAACTTATGCGTCGGTGTCGTCATGCATCGGCATCTATTGGTGTTCGCATATATATTTACGGTGGTCTCAAAGGAG ATATTCTGCTAGATGACTTTTTGGTTGCAGAAAATTCTCCATTTCAGTCTGACGTTAATTCTCCTCTATTAACATCTGAAAGAGCTCCAACCCATACGGGTTCCAAAGTCAATCAAACTAATTTAGGTTATGTGACTACACCAACTCCAGATGGACTGCATAGTCCTTCATTTGGGAGCCTGAG CATGGACAAAAATTCTATGGAGAAACTTAGGGAGGCTTCTGCTGCTGAAGCGGAAGCAGCTAATGCTGTCTGGCAAGCTGCACAGGCAGCATCTGCTGTTCCTCCTGAAGAAACGTCTGTATCTGATGATAACTCACAAGTTGCAGAAGCAACTTCAGATGGTAGTGACACTGAGGCAGATGTTCGCCTTCATCCTAGAGCT GTTGTGGTTGCTAAAGAGGCTGTAGGGAACCTGGGTGGGATGGTACGGCAGTTATCGTTGGATCAGTTTGAAAATGAGAGCAGACGAATGATTCCCTTGAATAATGAGCTATCATATCCAACCAAAAAGTTCACCAGGCAAAGATCTCCCCAGGGCTTACATAAAAAG ATTATTTCTACATTGCTTAGGCCTCGAAACTGGAAAGCTCCAGCTAATAGGAGGTTTTTCTTGGATTCATATGAAGTTGGTGAGCTTTGCTATGCAGCTGAGCAGATTTTTATGCAGGAACCCACAGTTCTTCAGTTGAGAGCTCCTGTTAAGGTCTTTGGTGATCTTCACGGACAGTTTGGTGACTTAATGCGGCTATTTGATGAATATGGATTTCCTTCCACTGCAGGAGACATTAC ttATATCgactatttatttttgggagATTATGTTGATAGAGGGCAGCACAGCTTGGAAACCATTACTTTGCTCCTTGCTCTTAAG ATTGAGTACCCTGAGAATGTTCACCTTATACGTGGAAACCATGAGGCTGCTGATATAAATGCGCTATTTGGTTTTCGCCTTGAATGCATTGAGAGAATG gGGGAGAATGATGGAATATGGGCATGGACACGGTTCAACCAACTCTTCAACTGTCTTCCTCTTGCTGCActtattgaaaagaaaatcatctgTATGCATGGTGGCATAGGGAGATCAATACATTCAGTGGAGCAGATAGAGAAGCTTGAAAGGCCCATAACCATGGATGCTGGATCTATAATTCTGATGGACCTTCTGTG GTCTGATCCTACAGAAAATGACAGCATAGAAGGTTTAAGACCAAATGCAAGAGGGCCTGGTCTGGTCACTTTTGGG CCTGACCGAGTCTCAGACTTTTGCAAGAGAAACAAATTACAGCTCATTATAAGGGCTCATGAGTGTGTAATGGATGGTTTTGAGCGGTTTGCTCAGGGGCAATTGATTACTCTTTTTTCTGCAACCAACTACTGTG GGACGGCAAACAATGCTGGAGCTATATTGGTAGTCGGCAGGGGATTGGTTGTGGTTCCAAAATTAATTCATCCCTTGCCACCTCCCCTTCAGTCACCTGAGACATCTCCAGAACGTGTTATAGATGACATGTGGATGCAG GAGCTCAACATTCAAAGACCGCCAACTCCTACACGTGGTCGCCCGCAGCCTGACCTTGACCGGAACTCACTTGCTTATATATGA
- the LOC102619895 gene encoding serine/threonine-protein phosphatase BSL1 isoform X1 has protein sequence MNAKPWLHPAPSYRTLETYWDTDEDAPGPRCGHTLTAVAATKTTGPRLILFGGATAIEGGATSSAPGIRLAGVTNSVHLYDVLTRKWTRIRPAGEPPSPRAAHAAAAVGTMVVFQGGIGPAGHSTDDLYVLDLTNDKFKWHRVVVQGQGPGPRYGHVMDLVSQRYLVSVSGNDGKRVLSDAWALDTAQKPYVWQRLNPEGDRPSARMYATASARSDGMFLLCGGRDASGAPLADAYGLLMHRNGQWEWTLAPGVAPSPRYQHAAVFVGARLHVTGGALRGGRAIEGEAAVAVLDTAAGVWLDRNGLVTSSRTSKGHGEHDPSLELMRRCRHASASIGVRIYIYGGLKGAFCADILLDDFLVAENSPFQSDVNSPLLTSERAPTHTGSKVNQTNLGYVTTPTPDGLHSPSFGSLSMDKNSMEKLREASAAEAEAANAVWQAAQAASAVPPEETSVSDDNSQVAEATSDGSDTEADVRLHPRAVVVAKEAVGNLGGMVRQLSLDQFENESRRMIPLNNELSYPTKKFTRQRSPQGLHKKIISTLLRPRNWKAPANRRFFLDSYEVGELCYAAEQIFMQEPTVLQLRAPVKVFGDLHGQFGDLMRLFDEYGFPSTAGDITYIDYLFLGDYVDRGQHSLETITLLLALKIEYPENVHLIRGNHEAADINALFGFRLECIERMGENDGIWAWTRFNQLFNCLPLAALIEKKIICMHGGIGRSIHSVEQIEKLERPITMDAGSIILMDLLWSDPTENDSIEGLRPNARGPGLVTFGPDRVSDFCKRNKLQLIIRAHECVMDGFERFAQGQLITLFSATNYCGTANNAGAILVVGRGLVVVPKLIHPLPPPLQSPETSPERVIDDMWMQELNIQRPPTPTRGRPQPDLDRNSLAYI, from the exons ATGAACGCGAAGCCGTGGCTTCACCCTGCTCCGTCTTATCGGACCTTGGAGACGTATTGGGACACGGATGAGGATGCGCCTGGTCCACGATGCGGTCACACTCTCACTGCCGTTGCCGCCACCAAGACCACCGGTCCTCGTCTCATCCTCTTTGGAGGTGCCACCGCTATTGAGGGCGGTGCCACGTCATCTGCTCCCGGCATCA ggCTGGCTGGAGTGACGAATTCAGTACATTTGTATGATGTTCTCACTAGAAAATGGACCAG AATTAGACCTGCTGGTGAGCCACCATCTCCTAGGGCTGCACACGCAGCTGCTGCTGTTGGTACCATGGTGGTTTTTCAG GGTGGCATAGGTCCTGCTGGGCATTCAACTGATGATCTTTATGTGCTTGACTTGACCAATGACAAATTCAAGTGGCACAG AGTGGTGGTACAAGGACAGGGTCCAGGGCCTCGCTATGGCCATGTAATGGATTTGGTCAGTCAGAGATATCTTGTCTCTGTCAGCGGCAATGATG GGAAAAGAGTACTGTCTGATGCTTGGGCTTTGGATACTGCTCAGAAACCATACGTATGGCAAAGGTTGAATCCAGAAGGTGATAGACCCTCTGCTAGAAT GTATGCTACAGCTAGTGCTCGCTCAGATGGCATGTTCTTGCTTTGCGGTGGGAGGGATGCCTCTGGTGCG CCACTGGCAGATGCTTATGGGCTGCTCATGCACAGGAATGGTCAATGGGAGTGGACTTTAGCACCTGGTGTGGCTCCTTCACCAAGATATCAACATGCTGCA GTTTTTGTTGGTGCACGATTGCATGTTACTGGAGGTGCTTTAAGAGGCGGACGTGCAATAGAAGGCGAAGCTGCTGTTGCTG TGTTGGACACGGCTGCCGGAGTTTGGTTGGACAGAAATGGACTTGTGACTTCCTCACGTACAAGTAAGGGTCATGGCGAACATGATCCTTCTTTGGAACTTATGCGTCGGTGTCGTCATGCATCGGCATCTATTGGTGTTCGCATATATATTTACGGTGGTCTCAAAGGAG CATTCTGTGCAGATATTCTGCTAGATGACTTTTTGGTTGCAGAAAATTCTCCATTTCAGTCTGACGTTAATTCTCCTCTATTAACATCTGAAAGAGCTCCAACCCATACGGGTTCCAAAGTCAATCAAACTAATTTAGGTTATGTGACTACACCAACTCCAGATGGACTGCATAGTCCTTCATTTGGGAGCCTGAG CATGGACAAAAATTCTATGGAGAAACTTAGGGAGGCTTCTGCTGCTGAAGCGGAAGCAGCTAATGCTGTCTGGCAAGCTGCACAGGCAGCATCTGCTGTTCCTCCTGAAGAAACGTCTGTATCTGATGATAACTCACAAGTTGCAGAAGCAACTTCAGATGGTAGTGACACTGAGGCAGATGTTCGCCTTCATCCTAGAGCT GTTGTGGTTGCTAAAGAGGCTGTAGGGAACCTGGGTGGGATGGTACGGCAGTTATCGTTGGATCAGTTTGAAAATGAGAGCAGACGAATGATTCCCTTGAATAATGAGCTATCATATCCAACCAAAAAGTTCACCAGGCAAAGATCTCCCCAGGGCTTACATAAAAAG ATTATTTCTACATTGCTTAGGCCTCGAAACTGGAAAGCTCCAGCTAATAGGAGGTTTTTCTTGGATTCATATGAAGTTGGTGAGCTTTGCTATGCAGCTGAGCAGATTTTTATGCAGGAACCCACAGTTCTTCAGTTGAGAGCTCCTGTTAAGGTCTTTGGTGATCTTCACGGACAGTTTGGTGACTTAATGCGGCTATTTGATGAATATGGATTTCCTTCCACTGCAGGAGACATTAC ttATATCgactatttatttttgggagATTATGTTGATAGAGGGCAGCACAGCTTGGAAACCATTACTTTGCTCCTTGCTCTTAAG ATTGAGTACCCTGAGAATGTTCACCTTATACGTGGAAACCATGAGGCTGCTGATATAAATGCGCTATTTGGTTTTCGCCTTGAATGCATTGAGAGAATG gGGGAGAATGATGGAATATGGGCATGGACACGGTTCAACCAACTCTTCAACTGTCTTCCTCTTGCTGCActtattgaaaagaaaatcatctgTATGCATGGTGGCATAGGGAGATCAATACATTCAGTGGAGCAGATAGAGAAGCTTGAAAGGCCCATAACCATGGATGCTGGATCTATAATTCTGATGGACCTTCTGTG GTCTGATCCTACAGAAAATGACAGCATAGAAGGTTTAAGACCAAATGCAAGAGGGCCTGGTCTGGTCACTTTTGGG CCTGACCGAGTCTCAGACTTTTGCAAGAGAAACAAATTACAGCTCATTATAAGGGCTCATGAGTGTGTAATGGATGGTTTTGAGCGGTTTGCTCAGGGGCAATTGATTACTCTTTTTTCTGCAACCAACTACTGTG GGACGGCAAACAATGCTGGAGCTATATTGGTAGTCGGCAGGGGATTGGTTGTGGTTCCAAAATTAATTCATCCCTTGCCACCTCCCCTTCAGTCACCTGAGACATCTCCAGAACGTGTTATAGATGACATGTGGATGCAG GAGCTCAACATTCAAAGACCGCCAACTCCTACACGTGGTCGCCCGCAGCCTGACCTTGACCGGAACTCACTTGCTTATATATGA
- the LOC102619405 gene encoding uncharacterized protein LOC102619405 — protein MISLKDLSPAAQNNINTKFIVLDKMKTAAMEGQNKTCLALVADETAAVHFQFWQDECDAFEPGDILRLTNGIFSYVRKSLVLRAGKRGSVQKIGEYTMAFVETPNMSEIRWVPHPNDSHNKYVQESVISSHSRIFPPMP, from the coding sequence ATGATTTCTCTGAAAGACTTATCACCAGCAGCTCAAAACAACATAAACACAAAGTTCATAGTTCTCGACAAAATGAAGACCGCAGCAATGGAAGGGCAGAACAAGACCTGCTTAGCGCTCGTGGCTGACGAAACGGCTGCCGTTCACTTCCAGTTCTGGCAAGACGAGTGTGATGCATTTGAGCCTGGTGATATTTTACGCTTGACTAATGGCATATTTTCTTACGTCAGAAAAAGTCTCGTGCTGAGAGCAGGCAAGAGAGGCAGCGTCCAGAAAATTGGAGAGTACACAATGGCATTTGTGGAGACGCCAAACATGAGTGAGATTCGTTGGGTTCCTCATCCCAATGATTCCCACAATAAGTATGTGCAGGAATCTGTTATTTCTTCTCATTCGCGTATTTTCCCTCCAATGCCTTGA